The following DNA comes from Labrus mixtus chromosome 8, fLabMix1.1, whole genome shotgun sequence.
GACACGTCTCATTTAGAAATCCCTTGTTGGATTTAACTTCAAAACCTTGTAAGTGGATACCTGTCGTGTTTCTGCAGAAATAAAGGATTCATAACTATGTGGCTCACTGCACTAGAAAGACATGTCATGGCATCAGATTGAAATGTGTTCCTTAAAATCGATGAGACATTTCACTGTTTTAGAAAACCTATAGAGTTCACAGATTATTCAAGAAAGAAGTCCTTACaatattttgtaaaatgattcaaatgtcTAAAAAGAAGTTTGACTTATTGTTAATTGAAATGTCGCTCAGGAATTCATCGACGTGTCCTACACTTCTCCTTCCTCGAGCTATTCAAACGTCCCGAagaaatcatcattttattgttttgtgcACTTAATATGGGCAAGACATTTTTTTGCTTAGAAGTAAGTTTATGTGATTTTTACATGAACGTAGCAATGCCATTGGGATCGCAACTCCACCGTTATGCACAAGCACCTCTTgcattgtatttgttgtttaagCAAAATGCTGATTTTCAACACTTGTCTTTAGAGGACTTACTTTGAAGTGACCTCTAAGTTACTTTTCttaagactttaaaaatgatCATTGTCTTGTATGAGACTCAGTCATTGAGTGTAATGATTAGCAGAATGCCCCTTTACATCCAGCTAATGCTTAACCTTCAGTGCAGTTGAAAGTCCTATCTCATGGTTAGTATGTATTTTGTATGTAGCTATATGACTCCATCACCCCCAACAACATTTCATACATGAAGTAGTCAGATCATTATGCTCCCTCCTTGTTCTCAGTGTTTGCTTAAGTGCACCTTAATAAGTGAGCCAGTGTATGTTTTGGTACCATTTAATATAATCTTTACTGTCTGCAGTTCCAGTGTGGTAGAGGCCTCAAATGTGGTTATTGATAAGAAGGGGGGAAAAACCAGCAGCTGCACTCGCTGCATGTGAGGAAAAGGTGGTTTCACCCAGGTCTCctgaaggtttaaaaaaacaaagatggcctCAAATCAAACCCTATGGTCCTGCAGTTTTCTCTTTTGTGATTTTGTACTTGTCTATTTTTTATGTTAACGGTTTATCTTCCCAGGAAAGAGTGCAGATAATGTCCTTTTTATTCGCAGCCTCCACAGCTGAGGACACTCCAGTGTTTGATACCAGCGACAGCAGAATCAGTTCAGAGTTGTGTCTTGTCACTAAttgttggatgtgtgtgtgtgtgtgtgtgtgtgtgtgtgtgtgtgtgtctccctgcTAGGCATTCACCCACCACCTCCAGCCTGATGGCCGCCAGCAACGTCACCAACAAGACCGACCCACGTTCCCTAAACTCCCGGGTCTTCATAGGAAACCTCAACACCCTGCTGGTCACCAAGGCCGACGTGGAGGCCATCTTCTCCAAATATGGTAAAATTGTAGGCTGCTCCGTCCACAAGGGCTTTGCCTTCGTTCAGTTCGCCAACGAGAGGAACGCCAGAGCTGCAGTGAATGGGGAGGACGGGAGGATGATTGTTGGACAAGTTCTTGGTAAGGACTAAGAGATTTGCATCAGAGGGGCAGTTTGGGTTTTATGAAGCGGCGACGTATGAGGTGGTTAACAGAAGTATGGCGTACTGTAGGTAACGGTCAACACAGCCAGAGTTTctacactgaagcttcagacgGGGTTACGAGGAATGTTTACTTAAAGGTTCTACACGTAAAGAAATCAGTCAAAGagaacacagtgtgtgtggatctgtTCATCACTTCCATCActcatcaaaaataaaattagtttttaatGGAGGTGAACGATGAACAAATCTCCATcagtaggtaaaaaaaagatgccagATCAAATAGTTTTGTGGGGATTCAGTTTCTTTTGTATGATCAgtactttttaaatttaatttaaattagaGTTACTTATTAGATCTTAAcgtctttctccttttctctgatTTGTTTCCCTCAGACATCAACCTGGCAGGAGAGCCCAAACCACACCGGTCAAAAACCACCAAACGCTCAGCTGGAGACATGTACAGGTCAGTCATAAACACGCCTCCTGCACGAGTCGGACTGCGGTGTGGAAACACGGGCGTTGACTAGAGAGGTTTCCGTCAGCTTCAGAGTTAACGGCGCTGATTCAACGCGGTACCCACAGATCCTGTGGAGTCTGCCAGTGACAGTGTGACAGCTTTCAGGCGAGACTTTTCAGACAAAGAGCCACAAGTTAGAACAGTGGATCGAAGAAAATCAAACCAGAGATGAatataagaattaaaaaataaccttGAAGCTAATTTTCGAGGTGAAAAATGCTTTGTGTAAGAATGAATGACGCTGTTAACCATGTTTTCTAACATCAACACTTCTTCCTTAACAGCAGTTCCTCATTTGAGCTCGACTACGACTTTCAGAGAGATTATTACGATAGGTGAGTAAAATGTTTCACTCTGTCTCTCAGTTTGAAAGTGAAAATATGAGgaatcccccttttttttgtctgcttcttcatctgtattttctgtctctgaaaTGCATTCAGATTCATGTTTTACACCATTGTCCGTAAACTCCTCCAGTGATTGCCattcctttctctttctgcgTCCGATACCAGAATGTACTCGTACCCGTCCCGTGTTCccgctccccctccccctttgtCTCGGGCCGTGATCCCCTCCAAGCGTCCGCGGGTCAGCCTGAGCGGGGGGAGCAGCAGGCGGACCAAGAGCAGCTTCACCTCTTCCTCCAAGAGCAGTCAGAGGAATTCTTCATCCAGAGCAAGTAAGCATCTCCGCTAAGTGGAGGATACAGCCGCCATTATGGCTGGTGGggatttgttttcagcatttcacTGGCACTTTGTCTCCTCCCAGATGTCTTTTTACccttccctcttcttctcttctcgcTGCAGTGAAAGTGGACCAGCTGCAGACCATCAAGCGGGAGTTGACCCAAATCAAAAGCAAGGTGGACGACCTGCTGGACAGTCTGGAGCGCATGGAGAAGGACCACAGCAAGAAGTCGGGTAGGTGTGAGTACacagtgttttttctttatagcACACTTGTTTTAAACACAACGATTAAAAGTAGTTTGACGACCTCTTGACCTCTTTTGATAGAACGGATGATCATGTTCCTTTTTGTCTGCCAAAAGTTAAGAGCAttaaaacggagccaggagagGTGACTTCTCCTCCGCACCCAAGCAACAAGAAGGATGACgggatgaagagagacagggagagccAGGAGATGAACGACTCGGACGAGGACGACGACGAGGAAGACGAAGGTGACCTgctggaagaggaagaggtgagaCATTCCATAAAACACTTCAACGGTGATTGTGTGCCGCGTGCAGAAATCCCGTTCAACCACATAATGACGCTCTAACAAACTGCAGGTGAAGAGTCAGGAGAGGGAGGACGAAGAcgatgacgaggaggaggaaggagagcatGTGGAGGGTGACGACGATGGCGACAGCATCAACGGCGAGGACGACTcgtaggaaggaaggaaggaaggaccaCACGAACGCATGCAGCGTACACACGGCTCAGTGTAGGAAATTGGACTCCTGTTTTAACACTCATGTTGTAGATAcaagaagcaaacacacacacacagaagcatggtgcacacacactctgttgtcCCATTGTCCCTGAAGCAGATtatctcttctttttgtttttctttgtaacttTGGCCAGTTGTCCAGTATCGCTGTCAGAGGACGGACTGGCTgtaggtttgtgtttttatgcgtCATTACTGGTCTTTCGAGAGATGGTGGAAACACGGGACTGTTTGCTGTTCTCAGAGACGACAGCTCGACGGACATGTCTTAACGCGACGACGGACATTCAGCTGCAAAAAAGACCGTTTTTAggctcagtgtgtttgttttcctcatcGGTGTGTTTGACCTTGTGTGTCCGTATGTTATTGTCAGTTTTTTATACTATTTGGTTTCAGTTTAACTGTAAAGGAATAAATtgcaataaaatattaaaattgatttttatctgtctgttttcttgAGGAACAAATGTCGACCATAAGGGGATGAAATTGGAGTTTGTACACAGGAATAAAAAAGGGAGAACCAGGATATTTTGAGAGTTAATGTCTGATTTGTAATCCTTAAAGGCAATGAGAGAAGCTCCCGCACACTGCTGACGTATTTATTAGATCGTACAATGTTTCAGTTCAACCTTCATCAGGTAGAAGAGTTTTACCCTCCTGACGCACCTGTCCTACATTCAGGTGCGcagagatttattttctatGATTTGCAATCCTGAAAGTGAACAACCTGCCCCCTGAAGGAAAGTAGAGTTTATTTATAGAGGAAACCAAGGCAAACAGAAGATTCAAGatgaactttattattttatttataattactCTTGGGTTCTTCACCCGTGCTTCAGCCAGGACATCAGTCAACATCATTCACATCAAACATAAAATGCTAAACATTATTTAGTAATGTccagaaaaaatgaaatcagtttCCTAAAATGCCAGTGCAAACACGCAAAGACAAATTATATTCCATTCCCTATATGTCTGATTTGCCactatttaaattttttatagAAACAGGATAAATGAACTTTTCTGTTCAGCGTCTCGTACTCTGTATGAAGAACATGTGATGAGTCGCTCAGAGTCTTATTGGCTTGCTTTAGAAtagccagtttaaaaaaaaatagtctgcAGGGATGTGTGATGTTTACCTCCTGTAAGTTTCCATGCAGCCTTTAATCAATcagatcagttttttttaactgcacagaCAGGTTGCCAAACCATGCTGCGATACCCAAAACCCACAAACAACTCGAACCTGCAGTAATAACCATCggttaaatattaaacaatgtCATAAATACTCCTAAATGTGAGGAGCTGATTCTAATTCAAAGTAATCTTTTGACACTTGGGTTTTGGATCACTGCCCTGATAATACCATTAATTCAAATGTTCACATTAAGCCTTGAGAAACACAGAAGGAGACTCAAACGATTTAATTAGCTGTTATAAAATCATTCAATCCAAATTCTCTCAATTCACCGTGTTTATCAATCAGACATTTTCTTGCCCATTACAAGTGTGATATCTGACGACCTTAGTCGTATTTCAGGCCGTGCAGGAGAATCTGGACTGAGAGGGAATATCGTGCATAACAAGTAATTCAATAATGACTTCAGAGTCGGTTGATCTTTATTGTTTAACAAGAGTTACGTTCAcatataaatatgaaaacaaatgatCCTGAGTTGGGTTgggttttctttaaaaaacaatgatggCTGTTTTCTGCTGAACAGCTCAAACTCGTTGGACCGAAACAGTTTCTGCTTGTGCTGCCAGGTCGAcggtgttttatttgttttcaccaGTTTAAACCTGGAGGCGCTTATCTGATTCTGTAGTGCTATGCGGAGAATGATTGGGTGGTGAAACCTCAAGATGTGCTTTCAAAATGCCATTGGATTATTATGTATATATACGGTACAAACATAGTGCAAAAAGTTTCAACATATCAAAGTTATTTaagtaaaaatattttatacatCAGGTTGACACTCAGTTTTTCTCTGTGCGTTAATCCAGCGCATCAGCGTCTTCATCGTGTCCGGCTGGTATGGACTTCCTCCTGCAGGACATCTTTAGGCTCTGAGCATGACGGCCAGTGAGAGGACGCTCAGGAGGAACAGCACTGCTGGAAGCAACACAAGCACTGATCAGAAAAATGTTGCAGCTTACTCCAACTgcaaaaagatacattttctcAGAGACATGAAACTTTTATTGGTCCGGAAATCCGTTTTCCAACCATCCAATCATAAATGTCTTCTTTATAATGtctagatatatatatattctccaAAAATCCTCATTAATACCACATTTATTTTGCGGTCAACACTTGGTGTGTTGCATCATCAAGGTTATCTTGTCTCCGCTTCTTATCTTGTGAACAAAATTCAGAATATATTTTGAACTGTACTGCTGCCTTTAGACGGTTTTCACATTGAGTTTCAAAGTTCAGTCCATGCTAACAATCTCCTAAATGTTCCTTTAGTGGCTGCCCTGAACCTTTCTGCATGCAGTACTGCAGGCTGTGTTCGGCCAGCATTAGAGTAGCTGTTTTAGCTATTTTAATGTCATTCATTAGGCCATTCTTTCTGGAAAGCGCCTGATtgggaacatttttattgttcagCATGACAATGATCTCAAGCCCCACTGCTTCTAACAACGAGTAACGTCTGttatctgctttttgttaagtgtctcgagataacatctgttatgaattggcgccacacaaataaagattgatggatTAGAGATGTGTTGCTTGTGCAGTGAAATCATATTAGGAGAGAATAACAGCTGATATGACACTGACAGTGTCCAGACCTGTATATTATAGATCAcctggacagaggaagaaatgaaAGGATGCCCTAAATCAGAAGAACTCTGAGAAGTGCTGAAGAAAACTGGTTTAGTATACCAGGAGATTACTCAAGAAAACGTCAAGACAGACTCCCCGAAATAGTTCAAAAGTGCGAAAGGAAGTCACACTAAATGCGTTCATCGGCATTCTCCATTGCTCATtttgtttcttatatttttaaattttttaattgtatattatatattttaattgcgtccatattttattatttaaggtCTTGatattttcactttatttcctGTGTTAACTGTTTTTCACACCAAGACACCAAGACACATTCCttgaatgtgtaaatgtacttggcaataaaaaccgattctgattctgattctgattctgattctgattctgattctgactctgactcttGTCTTAACAAAACCATTTGTCCTGATAATAATagtgtttggtttggtttttgaAGATTTTTCCTGAACTTTCTGATTGTATCTTAAAATAGAGACGGAGAAATCAATATGGTTGTCCATTAAAACTTAGTGTTGGCCTTTGACTGCATTATTTGAATTCAACTAACTTGTTGGGTCAATTGTCTTTGATGTCTTGTCTTTGATTGTCCTCCACTGTGTTAGATGTGGAGACAAAACTCTCCCTGACCATGAGCGTCTGAATTCTAAACgcaaaaaagtataaatatttgGAAACAAACATAATCAAAGTGTGTTGTTTACCATGAGGGTGTGCACCATTGGATGCTGAATTCGTTGTCATGGCGACCGGGTTGGCTGTTGTGGCGACGTTGGTGCTGGTCGGGTTTCCGAGGTTCAGCAAAGTAGTGTTCACGGCAATTCTGAAGTCCCCGATCAtatctgaagaagaaaatgaggaGAGATTGAACATCCCAATACAAAGTGTATTCAAGGAGAAAAATCTAAACTCCAAATCAGGACTTCTTAAGAAACAGGGTTTCTGCTTTCATCATTTCAAAAGTATAAATATTTGACCCTGAGTAGAAGTGGGGTTAGCAGGTCATTCTCACACTCAAGTCAAGcccaatcattttaaaatagtatttaagttgttgttttttttcctctaccGATGACGTTTTTGTGTCTCCACTTACTTCCGACAACAGGTCCAGTCCCAAGGAGGACTTGGAAGGTGGTGGACACCTCTCGAGAAGCCCTGCTGGCGTTTGCATTTGGGATTTCGAACTCACACTTGATTACACTGCCATTCACCATGACATTCACCATGCCTCGAATTTCTCTCACAATCTAACAAGGCGGGTGACACAAAGTAAGACATGGTTAAGGCCACACAGGAGGGCTATAAAGCATAGTTCAGCAAAGGGAATACAATAAGGCAAAGGtagaacaaagaagaagaagccttgTCCGCTTTATGTCACGTTGAAGTCATTCCAAGTTTATTAAACTTGTATTTAAGACAATTAAATCAACAGGAAAGAAAACCCTGTCTGAGCATTGGTTAAACCACTTTTATAAtcaaaagatattttttttatcacacattgttgatgttttctttatacCAAACGTCCTCACAAATGCATGCATTGGCTTTAATGATCCTCCTTTCTTTGATATAATATGGTACCTTTAATTAAATTAGTAAAAAGACAAATCCATTtgcctttaaaaataacttcatgATGGTAACTTTGAGGTCTCACCCTCTCTAATGGCGTGAGCACACCATTAGTGTTGTTTCTCTGCATTGTCCTGAAGAAGAACGACCCATTGTTCGAGCTGTTTTGAGCGCACACAAAAAGCATGGTGGTGCCCttgaggaaacaaacagaacgAAAAAGGATTAGATTTGGCGTCCCCTAAAAGCTTTCTGTGACAAAAATCCAATGCCAAACTGAGCCTTTGTTTGGTGGAAGGAATAAGTGATGAAACAGTCCAGACAGGTGTTGAGTTTCCAGTCATTCTTGTTTGGTCGGCCTGTTCACCTTTGGATGTTCTTCGGAGCCTTTGTGCAATATTTTCTTAAGTCTACTTCCTtgtttacatatattttaaGTCTTTGTTCATGCCAAGTTCTTTAATTGTTCTGGGAAGTCTTTTCATTGCACAATTATGGCTCATGTGACAACATATTTTCCAAAGTATACcctttgtttgatttgtatttttacataattagtaattaagtaattACTTTACTTGATACAAAAATGTCAATCCTGCAATATGAACAACACTCCGCTACTTTAAAACCCCAAGCGCCTTCTTATCTTAATGACAAGGCAAAAATACTATTTGCTTTGTCATTTTGGGTTGAGTAATAGGTGGAACTGAAACCTATTGTTTAGCCCACAAGATGCAGCATTACGTTCAACATTTACAAACGGCTCGTCCAGCAAAGTCAAACTCTGTCAAACTCGTTTCTTCCGTCATTTGAGCCTTCAAGAGCTAAATTCTCCAGACAGGGTCGGACTTTTACGTATATTCCATAAATATCCATAACACGGGATGTTTGTGGTGTCTTCTACATTGGCGAATGAGCTGCCAGCTGACAGTAATGGACGAGGAAACACACAAGATGATTTATGTATAGGAAACTTTTCCATTGTTGACTGACATGgtgacaaaaacatcaaaaagatggaaaaaaggCCGAAATGTTTTGACAGGTAGACTCACACGATGACAAAACTACTTTTCATTTTGGGGAACAATGTAGGCAAATATGAAGGCATGACAGTTAGGAATAAGAAAAAAGTGATGTAGTTCTTTATCCATGAAGGACACAATGATGTTTCGTTACAGCCTTCAGATCACAGATGTAGGGATGTAATGGTTAAGAGAAAAAATGATCAGTTATTTAATGGGCTATTCAAGCTGTCCTTATcttctaaataaatacattttaagtcaaTAATTGTAACCTGGCCGTGTTTTATTTAACAGGTGTTTGTTTGCAGGCGGTCATCAGTCAATGTTAAATGAATGGGCAGTGAGTTGCTTCTACAAATAAAGAGGCAAGCCTTTGTTTTAATGGGGCTATGTTGTTGGCAACAGCGGATAACATAAAAACGATGCTGTACTAGATATCATGACCCTGGAACATTTATAAAGTCATTATAACACTTTATATCTGACATGTAGTTTTTGTTATACCTAACAGTGTAAGATTTAGTCTCTCTGAATTTACGTTCCTCAAATGGTGAAGGGTTTGGAGATGTCATCTCTAAAGCCTATGGCCTATTGACTGTCGGGAACATTTActtttgta
Coding sequences within:
- the LOC132979474 gene encoding heterogeneous nuclear ribonucleoprotein C-like isoform X1; its protein translation is MEHSPTTSSLMAASNVTNKTDPRSLNSRVFIGNLNTLLVTKADVEAIFSKYGKIVGCSVHKGFAFVQFANERNARAAVNGEDGRMIVGQVLDINLAGEPKPHRSKTTKRSAGDMYSSSSFELDYDFQRDYYDRMYSYPSRVPAPPPPLSRAVIPSKRPRVSLSGGSSRRTKSSFTSSSKSSQRNSSSRATVKVDQLQTIKRELTQIKSKVDDLLDSLERMEKDHSKKSGRFKSIKTEPGEVTSPPHPSNKKDDGMKRDRESQEMNDSDEDDDEEDEGDLLEEEEVKSQEREDEDDDEEEEGEHVEGDDDGDSINGEDDS
- the LOC132979474 gene encoding heterogeneous nuclear ribonucleoprotein C-like isoform X5, which produces MEHSPTTSSLMAASNVTNKTDPRSLNSRVFIGNLNTLLVTKADVEAIFSKYDINLAGEPKPHRSKTTKRSAGDMYSSSSFELDYDFQRDYYDRMYSYPSRVPAPPPPLSRAVIPSKRPRVSLSGGSSRRTKSSFTSSSKSSQRNSSSRATVKVDQLQTIKRELTQIKSKVDDLLDSLERMEKDHSKKSGRFKSIKTEPGEVTSPPHPSNKKDDGMKRDRESQEMNDSDEDDDEEDEGDLLEEEEVKSQEREDEDDDEEEEGEHVEGDDDGDSINGEDDS
- the LOC132979474 gene encoding heterogeneous nuclear ribonucleoprotein C-like isoform X3; amino-acid sequence: MEHSPTTSSLMAASNVTNKTDPRSLNSRVFIGNLNTLLVTKADVEAIFSKYGKIVGCSVHKGFAFVQFANERNARAAVNGEDGRMIVGQVLDINLAGEPKPHRSKTTKRSAGDMYSSSSFELDYDFQRDYYDRMYSYPSRVPAPPPPLSRAVIPSKRPRVSLSGGSSRRTKSSFTSSSKSSQRNSSSRATVKVDQLQTIKRELTQIKSKVDDLLDSLERMEKDHSKKSVKSIKTEPGEVTSPPHPSNKKDDGMKRDRESQEMNDSDEDDDEEDEGDLLEEEEVKSQEREDEDDDEEEEGEHVEGDDDGDSINGEDDS
- the LOC132979474 gene encoding heterogeneous nuclear ribonucleoprotein C-like isoform X2; its protein translation is MEHSPTTSSLMAASNVTNKTDPRSLNSRVFIGNLNTLLVTKADVEAIFSKYGKIVGCSVHKGFAFVQFANERNARAAVNGEDGRMIVGQVLDINLAGEPKPHRSKTTKRSAGDMYSSSSFELDYDFQRDYYDRMYSYPSRVPAPPPPLSRAVIPSKRPRVSLSGGSSRRTKSSFTSSSKSSQRNSSSRAMKVDQLQTIKRELTQIKSKVDDLLDSLERMEKDHSKKSGRFKSIKTEPGEVTSPPHPSNKKDDGMKRDRESQEMNDSDEDDDEEDEGDLLEEEEVKSQEREDEDDDEEEEGEHVEGDDDGDSINGEDDS
- the LOC132979474 gene encoding heterogeneous nuclear ribonucleoprotein C-like isoform X4: MEHSPTTSSLMAASNVTNKTDPRSLNSRVFIGNLNTLLVTKADVEAIFSKYGKIVGCSVHKGFAFVQFANERNARAAVNGEDGRMIVGQVLDINLAGEPKPHRSKTTKRSAGDMYSSSSFELDYDFQRDYYDRMYSYPSRVPAPPPPLSRAVIPSKRPRVSLSGGSSRRTKSSFTSSSKSSQRNSSSRAMKVDQLQTIKRELTQIKSKVDDLLDSLERMEKDHSKKSVKSIKTEPGEVTSPPHPSNKKDDGMKRDRESQEMNDSDEDDDEEDEGDLLEEEEVKSQEREDEDDDEEEEGEHVEGDDDGDSINGEDDS
- the LOC132979476 gene encoding putative ferric-chelate reductase 1 isoform X1, coding for MERGLILLVAAALMAYVAPGVQGTFHLSFSNNTEVNITRDGCGATKLCVETPNDCDPSATNGSCLFGSVMASTPMPPNGANLNMELRGFSEGYVALGLTADQSQGTTMLFVCAQNSSNNGSFFFRTMQRNNTNGVLTPLERIVREIRGMVNVMVNGSVIKCEFEIPNANASRASREVSTTFQVLLGTGPVVGNMIGDFRIAVNTTLLNLGNPTSTNVATTANPVAMTTNSASNGAHPHAVLFLLSVLSLAVMLRA
- the LOC132979476 gene encoding putative ferric-chelate reductase 1 isoform X2 → MERGLILLVAAALMAYVAPGVQGTFHLSFSNNTEVNITRDGCGATKLCVETPNDCDPSATNGSCLFGSVMASTPMPPNGANLNMELRGFSEGYVALGLTADQSQGTTMLFVCAQNSSNNGSFFFRTMQRNNTNGVLTPLERIVREIRGMVNVMVNGSVIKCEFEIPNANASRASREVSTTFQVLLGTGPVVGNMIGDFRIAVNTTLLNLGNPTSTNVATTANPVAMTTNSASNGAHPHVLFLLSVLSLAVMLRA